The Anopheles maculipalpis chromosome 3RL, idAnoMacuDA_375_x, whole genome shotgun sequence genomic sequence gagagagagagagagagaagagagaaacTTGTGCATAGACGAACACACAAACCCCCATTACCAAATAAATCCGTAGCCGTAGATTTGTATTATTGATCGTGATAATCCTGCACTGgagatgcacacacacacaccatctcCAGTCGGTCTATACCGGAGTAGTGGCAGTAGTTGGGGCGCATCAGCATTTCATGTTGCGGCGGACTCTCCCCCAAAATTGCGGACCACCACACAGCGCGAGCTCGTGGATTTTTTCTCATTGTACAACTCACTCGCAAGCATCCGGCCAGCACGCCACCACCTACCCAGAGCGGCACCCACCACCAGATCCACAGGCATCTTAGAGCCATCCGCGCAGCTGTAAAGAaaggcaaaaccaaaaaaaaccgggacCTCCAATTAATAAGGGTCAATGTGGAGTTACACTTACGTTGACGTTTCGGTGGTATGAGCTTGATCGATCCGGGTCGCTCCACTGGGTCTTCCTTCGGCTTTTTCTCTGCTGATGGTGCTCCCGCCGCTAACGTTGCGTCCCGACCGGATATCGGTGTAGGTGAGCTGCGCTTTAGCGTACCGATCGCGGTTGATCCGATTGCAGTGGTGGAGGAGGTATTAGCTGACGAGGTTGCTGCTGGAGAAGTAGACGATGACGGTTTCTTCAAGCCTTTCCGCGATGGTGGCGGAGGTGCTTCCTCAATCAGACCGTGCGAGCGAAACTGAGAGTTGTAGGTTTTTACAGTCTTGGGTCGATTTTCCGGATTTCGGACTTCGATCGAGATCGAAGCTTTCTTGCTAGGAATGATGGCAGATTTGCTAGACTTTGTACAATTGCTGGCGCTAGTGTTCGTAGTGCTCGTTTCTGAACCACTATCGTTCGAGCCACCACCAGCTGCATCTTCACGCGAGTCCTTACGCGATAGTttggggggagagagagattgCGATTGGTTCTTCGAATCTCGAGATgatccgctgctgctgccaccacTTGTCGAGTGGCTGGATCTGTCTTTGGAGTCTCGATGTTTatcgctactgctgctgctcttggAGCTACTGCTGTTACCATTTGACTTGGACGTCGAAGACGAGGAGCTTTTGTgtttgctactgctactgctgctgctaccgtgGCGGTCTTTATCTTTACTGCGACTAGAGCTCGAGCTAACGcttctgctactactactactacttgaAGATTTGtgtttactgctgctgctgctgctgccggatGACTTGGAAGAGGATGATCGACTACTGCTACCCTTCCGATCCTTCTCCCTGTCCCGATGATCACGATGCGAGTGATGGTGTCGATCCTTCTCtttcgacgacgatgacgacgtatttctttccttgttactactactactagtaTCTATCCCATTCTGTACATCTACTGATTTTTTCGTATCCGAAACAATCGGCTCATCCTTGCCGGCTCTGACGGCAAACGTTGGTTCGTCGCTAGATTTGCCCGATTCGATGTTTACCAATACCTCCTCCTGATCTTCACCCTCAccatcatcctcctcctcaCCCTCAGCATTATCCTCCCCGTGGAAATAGCCAGTCAACTTGTTCGTGCCCGGTACATCACGTTCAATATTTCTGCTCGATTTAATCACCTTTGCCACAACttgctttccgtttttggTTGTAATCTTCAACACGAGTGACGTTTTCTTCGCCGTTTGCTGAACATCCCCCCCAACAGCcgcttggaatgtttttttaccCGTATCGACACTATCCCTGGTCTCGGTCGGGTTCTCCATTTCTTCCACCTCGCCATTGTTTACGGTATGCTGGTCTCCATAGCCGTTGTGCTGACTGTTATGATTACCCACCATTCCGTTAACCGGTTCGAccacgtgctgctgctgcttggaaGCATTTTGAATTCCTTCCGCGTGATACTGCTTTCCATCGACTGGCAGACCGGTTATCGATGGCAGTTCCGATTGTGTCAAAGGAACCATCGGGGAGGATTGTTTCGGTGCTTTCACTATATACAACCACTGTTCGACCAGCTTCGTTGCCAATACTTTCACACCTGTGTTCAAATAGAATGCAAAAACAGAAGTGAAAATACATATAAATACCATCCCAATTTTTTGCTATGGTCGTTTTTCTCCAAtcacacaccacaaacacgATTACGTTCATTTGAGATATTTCgttttggcaaacaaacacatacagacactatgataaattaaaatctATGCAAACATAGTGACATCACTTACTTTCGTGAGCACAATCGGTGGACAAGGATTTGACCAGTCGAGGCGTACTGTTTATTTTAAGCCTTTCCACATCCACCGGACAGCAGAGCAGCAACTCCATCAGCTCCTGGATAAGGGGCCAATTTTTCGTTCCGATTCCATCAGCCAGCCACGTGTGCACTAGTGACCAGCCGCCCGTATGCATGAATTGGCCCAGCAGCTCCGTTTCGGTACACTTCAGTATTTGTATGTAAATGGCTTTGGAGACCAATTTTTTCGAAAACTTGGCCATTAAACTGCACAAAGGGAGGAAACATACAAatcattacaaaaaaaggtaaacacacACTATCGTACAGAAAACTTTCCACTATTGCTGATATTAACACTTACTTGGCTAATCGTCTTACTTCTCCGGCGTTTCGTATGCCTCCGTTTGGTGCGAGCAGCACGCTCAGGCACACCAACAGTTTCATCGGATCGATGCGCGGCTGTTACAAATGGTACGAAAGAGCAAATGTTTAGAAAATGCGCTCTGTTCACATACGAACACACTACACTGTCCTGGgtaaattaatcaatttttacTCACCATCTTGAAGCCGTGGTCGGTTGATTGTTGTagtggattatttttttcttactatCAAAACTTTCTAATCGGATCGTTTTTGTATTTTAGCAAGAGCAAAAATATAACTTCCTTTTATTATTCATCTAAAATCACCTACTGTTGTGTATGCATCCGTTAATTTGAAATGTACGCTCTTTTAGGTCACATTCCTCATATGCATGTATGATCGCACTagtaatgtttctttttcatatACATGTAATTGCTGTAAAAATAGCATAAAAAACGATCGTTAATATTCACTGTTGCAagtatttcaacaaaaaataacactttGATTCACTCTGGTTCTTCAACACACAATCGACGATGTTCAAATTGAAACGAACAAAGTGGAAGCACTGTTGCCACAGCGCCATCTTGCGTCTTTTTATGAAACTAAATGAATGTACGTTTCTGAAGGGGCGCACGATGACGGCAAGCACATGATGACATTCGCGTTGAAGGGTAGCAATTTAAAGGGGCGTTTCCGCTAGCGCTACCGAATGGGGTGACGCGTGGCTCATTGCCCAACATCTATGGAGATAATGCGTAGTAACATTTCACCATCAATTTCAACCTTCCAGATTACATCCTAACGCCGTCTACAACTTTGTATTCGTACTAAACTTTCACTTTTAACAAACTTGGTCGCAAACCTAACTTATCCTACTCACTTATGGGTTTTGTTGCGGGAACGGTTGATGAAGATGGTGTGGCACGCGCAGGTGATGCCAGCAAATTATGATTGATTACGTTGAAAATAACTACGTGCATATATGCTCGGTCCCGTATGTAcgcactattttcattttaacgcTCTCGCACGTATTACAATGGCCTTGTCCTCGTGTACGTGTAGGCAACCTTCGCCATCGGCCAACATAGAAGGTAACCACTCTATCTCTCTATATGGGCAACAATTATATATTTGCTATTATGAATTTCTCTCGAAATAATGTCCTTTCGTTATCGAGCGTTTCAATGCACATAAAACAACCGTATGCCAGAGTCAATGGCGatttgttgcttccttttttttttgctttactttggAATCGATATCAGCCCCCAGCAACAGTCCTCGACGACGATTGCTTTATTCTCTTTTTCCTTTGCGTTTCGACAAGATGGCGGACACCGTCGTTCCAATTGTGTCCCCCTATACGATGAGTGCtgaaagcaaaatttaccctcCGTTTTCAGCGCGCTATTCCAAACAAAATAATCCTCTCCGCTGGCCGGATTACGACAAAAACGCACTCTCTTCGCGTAAGGACGATTATCGATCCTatcctttttccttctctacTTTGTGAATCAAgaaaaagtgttgaagaaCCAGAGATCACCGGAGCAACGAGAAAAACACGTCATGACTCACCGAGATTTGTACCCAAGGTGCCAGCAAATTTTCCACAGACAGTCGAACGAAGCATTTTTCCCAAGTAGATACGGGTAGCGTACATGAACGAAAGGTCATGGCAAGTGAAATTATTTGACAATTGggatacataaaaaataaaccgcTGAAAAATGCAGTTTCTAATTTAATAACATGaaagataattgaaatttcgaCAGGTTAGCAAAACAAGAATTATTTCGAAAAagtcgtaaaataaaaattcttttaactactttttaaaataaagttcAATGTTTACTCGACTAGAACGAGTTTTGGATacatttaaatatgtttttactGAAATACCGAAATATTCGCGAACCCTTTGCGAACATTCGTCCTATTTGGTTTGGGTCGATAATTTGGCAGGTTATTGAGTTTGCTCAGCAATTTTTGATGAATAAAATAGTTCTAAAGTTTATTCAAAGTTCATTTGACTTTTAAAATTCCGCTAAattgggaagattttttggaatctcccacaaaaaattgtttaaaaaaaacttagcgttcatttcaaatattttttttaatataaagtTCCAGCTATATTTGCGCACACGTGTAACTTGAGCTTCAGCCCTTCTTTTGTGGCAGGTGTTGTACATGTTCTTGTCTCCGAAACGAACGCGTACTGCTCTATCAACCTTGACAAAATGGCGTCCGATCCCTGCCTAAATTCACTGTCAAGCCATGATGTAATGACGCAGGAAAGTCAAAGCGCACCACAAGGTACAGCAAAGCAGAAAACAGTGACGCCTATaatcaaaatataaaattccCTACCCCGACAAAACGATACTTAAACATGTCCGTCGAATGCACTGGTAAGTTTTGACCCGTCGAGAGATAGACAGAGAGAGATGGTAGTAAAACTTTGCcgtgttttgattgttttgcagacataaacagcagcaaaaagctGCTTCTGTATCGTGACCTGTTTTGTCGAATATGTCTACAATACAGCAAGGGCGCATTGATCCCGATCGATGCAGAGATAAAGAAGACTACGCTGCTGGATATGTTCATTCAGCTCACCACGTTTGAGGTAAGTGGCGCACGAAGCTGCATGTGCTTGCGTTTTACGTTTAATGGCAACATGTTTTgcgcttttttctctttgcagCATGAACATAACGATGCGTTTCCAAGGTTTATGTGTGAACAGTGTGTGAGCAAGCTGACATTGGCGTACAGCATCCGCGAGGAGTTTATATCGCAAACCGAACTGCTGCTGAAGTTGGTTGTCCAGAAGCAGATCATCAAGTACTATGAACAGTTTCCGCTGGAGCAACGGGTGCCGACCAACGTGTCGAAGTCGAAAGTTGGCCAGGCAAAGCAAACGCCATCCAGCACGCCAGCAAACGAGTTAAAGGCAAGCGAAAAAATCATCGCAAAAATGGTAAGCACCAAGCGGAAGGTATTACTCCCAAACATAAAATCCGAGCAGTTGATCATCAAGGATGAACCCaaggtggaaaatgaaatggaagCACCAGGAGATGTTGTGGATGTAGAGAAATCTGCACCGCCACCGACGGCAGaggatttaaatttcaacgactttTCCAATGATTGGGATTCATCCAGCACAGGAACATCGATCGATGAGGAAGATTGGAGCTACAGTCTTAATCCGATTACGCCACAAAAATTGGCTGAACTTCAACCGGCCCGACCCTTCAGGCGCAAGTACCCGCATGCGGCGGGGCGCAAACGGGCGAAACAATCGCCCTCCGACTCGCAGCCGGAAgtgaaggaagagaaaaaggtAAGACACAATCAGTTTTCCACCACAACATGCTTCATCTGCGACACGAAGCATGACACGATCGAGCAGCGTGATGATCATTTCCGGCATCACATTCACATGTTGCCGTACGAATGCACGGAATGCATCGCCGATCCACCGCCGGAAGATTCACCGGTAAAAGAGGAACAGCCACCGGGCGTGAAATACATTGTGCTGCGAAGCGTTATCCAGCTAAACAGTCACCTGATGATGCATACGATGCCGTTCAAATGTGAACACTGTTACCGACGATTCTCGTCGGTGTATCTGCTTCATCACCACACGTGGAACTATCACGAACACTCCAAGGAAGGACTAACGTGCGAATGGTGTGGGAAGCGCTACTATACACGACGACCCTTCCAGGAGCACGTCCGCCGCCACAAGCAGGTCGTTGCGGAACGGTTCAAATGTGAAACGTGTGGCCGAACGTTCGGTTCGAATGCACTGCTCAGGCGTCACATTATGGTACACACTGGGGAACGAAATCACAAATGCACTTACTGTCCGAGACGATTTAGTAGGCGGTGCAATCTGCTTGACCATTTGCGCCTCCATACCGGTGAGCGGTGTCACAAATGTAGCGAATGTCCCCAAACGTTCAACACCAAATCATCGCTTGAGAAGCATCAGCGGAACTATCATGGTGACTATGCGTCCGTAATGCCGCCCAAGGGTGATCGAAATATTTACACACTTCAATCGGACGGTTCGCGCCTGTATCGTTGCAAAACGGTTGGATGTACTTTTACCAGCGTTTCCAGTACGATTATGACTCAGCACCGACTTCGACACAATAAGCCATGCATTTGTGAGGAATGTGGACAACGCTTTGTATCGCCAAAGTACGTTCGCAAGCACATAAATTTGATGCATTCGGGTAAACCGAGAAAACCGTACCAGCGGACAAGTGATACCGGTACGGAAGAAGCATCAAAGGAACCGAAGGAGGATAATATGGACGAATCGTCACTGGCCGAACTCAGTGCGGACGATTCATTGATACAGGAGGTGAAGCTTGACGAGGAGATGCAAacggaggaggaagaggaggagtgGCCTAAGGTGAAAGATAACATTATACGTACCGAGTGGAATGCGGGCGATTTGAACGTGGTGCGGGAGTATGTGGTTGAGTTTGTGGAGGATTCAAAAGAAATCGAAATTTAAAGATAATTGCaatgtaaaacaacaaaatattagATATTATACAGTGTGTTCGAGGATGAAGTTGGCAGGCAGAATTGTTGATTCTTCCAACAACAGATTAACAGGGAATTTCTGTCCCACTCACAACCTTTGCCATTAATCTCTACACTATATGATTGCAAGTTTAGCTGCACGACcaaaatctgtcaaatcccatagCAGATTGTACGACTGAGTAGTTACTTCAGCCTAAGTATACAGAGACCGAAAATGTAAACTTGGCCGGGACAATGGCCACGCCGTGGCCCATGTAGATAATACATACACGACTCCGTGGGTTGAATTCGATTGCTTCTCTTTGCTCTTTATTCGATAGCGATGGTTGTATACCCATTTTGTAAAAACAAatgagttaaaaataaatgtacatTTCATACGATTTAGCTACGATTGTACCGGTTTCCTTCACCGCGCCGATGCTCGTCCTTAAACTCATCCTTTGCCCGCTGACGCGCCAAATATTCCTCATCATCGCGCTCGACCAACTTCTCCTGCTCCTCATCTTCCCGATCCTGTTCGGCTGCATTGTCCATGTGCACCTTGTTCATTAGCGAGTTTTTGTTCACTTCCTTCATCTTTTCCGGATCGGGAAAAATTCCTTCCGCTACGCGTTGTTCGTAAAATTCCGCTACCGTCATCGTTGGCAGACTAGGATAGCCTATGCCGTATACTGCTTTCTGTACCGCATCACGCGTAATGATGATGGGTTTCAGTGGCTTTACTGGACGCTTTTTCGTGGCGTGACTCATAGCACCTTCCCCAAGCTCGTCCCCTTCTTCGTTCCTCTGTTTTGCGGACGCTACAAACAGAAGCATCTGCTTTTCCCGGTCAATACTTTCCAGCTCATCCTGCGACTCGATGATGGCCGATTTAAGCAGCGATAGGAAAAACTCACGCTTCGTTTCATCGTCAATTTTTGCCTCCGATTGTTCGACCACATACCGCAACTGTTTAATCTTTTCATCcagttctttcttttcttgaaATTTACGAATCTTTTCATTGCGCTGCGCTCCCATTTGTTGTAGTTCGCGTATTTTATCGCTCGATGCTACACCAGGCACTAGGGCCAGTTCGGCAAGTGCTGCATCACTGTCTCGGTCTGGCGTTTCGTACAGTCGGTAATTTTCACAACGCGATAGAAAATCCCTTCAGgcgaaaaatatgttaaagtTCGTTTATAAATGTGTTAACTATTGGATAAAGGTAAAAGAaatttacttaaaataaacttCAGCCACTTCCACCACTTCCGACCGGTTCACGTTGCACAGCCGCAGTGTCATGCTGCCAAGGAAGTAGGGTAGCAAAAAGTAGCGTAGATTTTCCGTTGGAACTTCTTCGTACGATTCGTTGGTGCTGAACATCCCCACCAGGCTCACGAGCCGTGTAGCATCTTCGAAAAGGCCAATTGCTTTCTTTACTGCTGCCTAAAAACGGATCAGGCAGGGATAAGCCAAGTGCCGGGAGAGAGCTAGAGAATCACTCAGCTGTTGAAGCTCACCTGAAATTCGGGTGCATTCGAagggatggttttgttttcatccaaGCGGTTCATTGCGCTGTATCCTTCGTCGAAAATTTCCGTCAGCTTGCGGTCAAGCGGTATTTCGTTCGTTGCTTCCGACATGCTGATGATTTCGTACTTTACAATTTCACCTCCAAACGCGAACCACAAACTAGTACAGCACGGAGATCGTAATCGTAATCGAAAGAATTTGTTTTGGTCTGGTAGATTCTCGCAAACCACGCACACACGGTTGTTACCTGAGGTGTGCTCttgttgtctgttttttttccaaagggCATGTAGACCAGGTAGTCTCAATGTAAAATGCCAGGTACTCACGGGAAATAACATTTTGGGATTATGATAGGAAGtgtgaaaataaatctttttttttattgagctGTACACTCGTAGGGCATTTAAATtgggaaatataaaaaagcagtCTATGAATCAACCTGGTCTCCATACtctatggttttttttttttggaattcgCTATACATCTTGTTCGTTTTCGAACGACAGCTTACCGGAGTGACAGTTAATTGCTTGTATACTTTTTAAAACAAGATGCAAGCTCAACCGGAGGGTAAAATTTTACGCTAATATCAGCAATGAGTTTTATTCGTTTGTTAATTAATCGTGctagtttaatttttagacGCCCACAATACATTCTGCCCTATGGAGTCCTACCCCACACCATCACAGAAAGTCATAGTACGGCGATTCTGTCGGCTGTGTATACGAGAACATCCGTTTCTGCTACCGTTCGATGCCGCATTAAAAGAAACCACAATCGCAAGTATGCTTGAGCGATTATTGGGCGCATTTAGGTTGGAACAAACGCCCAACTTGCCGGACGGTGTCTGTCCACGGTGTGTGACGAAGCTTGACTATGCGTACCACGTACAGGAAGAGTTTGTACGCAACGAGCATCGGTTGAGACACTTCCAGCAGGAGGGCAAACTGTTGTCGAAATTGTTTGAGTATCAAACTCAAATCGCTGTTACGAAGGAGAACTATACGGACCGTATGATCGAAGAGCACGGAAATGGCTTGCTAGCGGAAAGAATCGTGATTGATGGCAAGGATGACGCACCGAACATTCGTGAGGCCGAAACAACTGCTGCTACATTGTACAAAACTGTGGAACCTCCAGCCGACTGGACGGTGGTTGCTTGTGATTGTCCATCGAAACCAGCAACTAGTTCCAAAAGACGAACAGTACGTCCACCAAAGCGAACGCTGCACAACCGACGTTTGCTTCGACAGACAATTGCTGCTGCAAATCCAACCGATGTGATCGTAACTCCCATTGACCCTTGCAAATGTTACATCTGCAATGCCGTACTGGAAACAGAGGAAGCACAGCGAGACCATCTGGTGGAGCATGTGAACATGCTACCCCACACGTGCCCCGAATGCTCCCGAATGACCGATGAACAGGGCGAAGAAGCGAATGTTTCGCCCATAACCTCGCTGGCAATGTTACAGCGCCATTATCGGATGCATTCGTACCCACTCAAGTGTCCTCACTGTCCACAGCGATATCGGAAGCATTCATCAATTTACGCACACATTCGCTACCGGCACGAACTGTTTGATAATCCCGAAGGATACACGTGTGACATATGTGGCGTTACGATGCGTTATCGATCTTCGTTCCGCTACCACATGCGAATTCACTATCACGAACAGATGGGAACGTTTAAATGTCAGTACTGTGATCGCGTTTTTGGCACACGAGCCCGGCTAGAGCGTCACGAACGAGTACATACAGGCGAACGGCCGTACGCATGCCATCTCTGTccgaaaacattttcccattcCGGGCAACTAGCGACCCACATAGCGCGCCACAATAATGAACGTGGCCACCAGTGTATACAGTGTGGAAAAGCGTTCTTCAGCAAGGCCTTGTTGCGACAGCATCTAACATCACACGAAACGCACGAAACGCGAACCACTACGCACAAAATGCGACCACGGCCCTGTTTGTACGTTGGCTGTAAGCACGTGGCTCGAACGTATCAAGCGTACTATCTGCATCGCTTACGGCACGAAATGGCCCATCCGTGTGATGTGTGTGGTAAACGTTTTGCGCGCGATTGTGAGATGAGACGACATCGGCGTATCTACCACTCGGTGGACCATCCATTTAAATGTGAACAGTGCAGCAAATCGTTTCTTAGCTCGCAAAGCTACCGAGAGCACATGGATTCGCACGCCAATGTGCGCCGGTTTGAGTGTGATGTTTGTGACAAAAAGTTTGTACGGCGTCGCAATTTGGTCAGCCATCGGATGTCTCACAGCAACGTACGGCCGTACCGGTGTGAGGATTGTTATTTTGTGTCGTTTAAGTATAAGAGCGATTTAAATCGACACCGGAAAGATAAACATAAGCAGCAAGTGGAGCAGGAAGAAGATACGGTTACGCAAGAAGAGGATGGGGCCGGAGAGATTGTGCTGATGAATGAGGATATATTGGCCAGCGGGGATATTGAGCTAGACGGAACCTACGGTGAGGTAATCGAAACGGTGGAAGAATCTATCGTCGTTGAGCAGCCAATTGTGGGCTTCGGTATCGATGAGGTGACCAAGGAAGAATATATTATAGAATATATTAACCATGGGTGAATGAGAAGAGACAATGGTTGTATTGTGCCGCCGATCCTGTTCTACTGCATATCAGTGGCGGACTTAGCCTTTCGGTGGCCTGGAAGGGGAGTGGAAATCGGAGCAGCACCTCCATCACATTGAATTTTAGTTCGGTAAGTGTCCGAATGTTGCTATCATTGATctattttattcttatttatttaactcCAAGATGACGGTTCTTTGCTATACAgtctaacaggttggctgataagtccccggtctgacacatataatgcgccgctagtattaaatgcatattatttttatatagcaccaaccttcaaatgattcgtgtcaaaattttacgtctgtatgtcaattagtttgtgagacagagcgtcttttgtcaagcaacttttggttgcttgacgaacgaaaaaagaacgaagaagaaaaaagtgttgttccaccaagacaacgcaccgtgccacaagtcattgagaacgatggcaaaaattcatgaattgggctttgAATTGCTTctccacccaccgtattctccagatctggcccccagcgactttttcttgttctcagaccttaAAAGgctgctcgcagggaaaaaaattggctgcaatgaagaggtggtcgccgaaactgaggcctattttgaggcaaaaccgaaggagtactaccaaaatggtatcaaaaaattggaaggtcgttataatcgttgtatcggtcttgaagggaactatgttgaataataaaaacgaattttgacaaaaaaatgtgtttttctttgttagaccggggacttatcagccaacctgttacacTATATGTATATGTTGACTAattacaaatttcagaaatgcaTTTCCGCCTTAAATTTTACCTTACACGGGCATATGTGGTTCTATCATTGTTCTGATTAAGATAAAAAGCGTATCTAGACTGTGAAAACTGCTAGGCAAGGAGACTTAGACGTTATaaacaaatgataaaaaaaataagtttaaCAAAGGTCAGCTTAAGCTGCCTGTACTTTTGAACGATTGTTTAAAATCATTACATTTGCCGAGAAAAATATCTTCCGTTGGTGgttcgtttggttttgttacATGGAGGTAATTTGCGTGTACTCTAAAACATTGTTAAAGTGAGTGTAAAACTtgtacaaaattttttttagaatgtgtttaatttttctcgACCACTTATTAGAACATCAATTTTAGCGATCtctttcagtttttgttttattgtccaAAAACAAGTATTCGTACAGTTAAGTTATGTTTAGAATCTGTTTCGGATTTGTTTGGAAGATCTttgtataaaattttcaaagaaacaacaaacatatatttttattacagaaagaaaattattttctgacCCCTTTTTAATCTTAGATTTGCTACTCCTAgcctggtatgctctcctgcTAATTGAGATCAAAATT encodes the following:
- the LOC126560577 gene encoding zinc finger protein 761-like; translation: MQAQPEDAHNTFCPMESYPTPSQKVIVRRFCRLCIREHPFLLPFDAALKETTIASMLERLLGAFRLEQTPNLPDGVCPRCVTKLDYAYHVQEEFVRNEHRLRHFQQEGKLLSKLFEYQTQIAVTKENYTDRMIEEHGNGLLAERIVIDGKDDAPNIREAETTAATLYKTVEPPADWTVVACDCPSKPATSSKRRTVRPPKRTLHNRRLLRQTIAAANPTDVIVTPIDPCKCYICNAVLETEEAQRDHLVEHVNMLPHTCPECSRMTDEQGEEANVSPITSLAMLQRHYRMHSYPLKCPHCPQRYRKHSSIYAHIRYRHELFDNPEGYTCDICGVTMRYRSSFRYHMRIHYHEQMGTFKCQYCDRVFGTRARLERHERVHTGERPYACHLCPKTFSHSGQLATHIARHNNERGHQCIQCGKAFFSKALLRQHLTSHETHETRTTTHKMRPRPCLYVGCKHVARTYQAYYLHRLRHEMAHPCDVCGKRFARDCEMRRHRRIYHSVDHPFKCEQCSKSFLSSQSYREHMDSHANVRRFECDVCDKKFVRRRNLVSHRMSHSNVRPYRCEDCYFVSFKYKSDLNRHRKDKHKQQVEQEEDTVTQEEDGAGEIVLMNEDILASGDIELDGTYGEVIETVEESIVVEQPIVGFGIDEVTKEEYIIEYINHG